The genomic window ACCTAAAGCCCTATCCCTTTGATTTCTTTGAGTATAAGTGGTGGGCAATACTGATGTCGAGGGTGTGGTATGCTAGTTCGTATTCTGCGATGAGTATCAGCATAATTATTCACAGTTAAGAGCGAGACACCCGACCACCCCACCAACATGGGGTCCCCCCGACGCTCGATTGGGTCGGTTAGCGTCGCTTGTGGATGTACCGGGATCCGGTGCTGAGGGTGTGCAAATCATGACTGCCTACATCATCGTTATGACTGTCAACAAATAATGACACATTGCCTTCGACAATGACGTACCGATTTATTATTGGCGAGGGACAGGGCGGTATAATTCTAAGGTCTATGTTAGAATAGAAGCGAATGTGCCCTGTAGGGTCAAGGATATTACAATGTCTAATCTAATGCTACATTTATTCAATCAATTCTTATCCCTTCTAACTTATATATTTCAAAAGTTTGTCCAACAGAAAACGTAATTGCACGTGGTCTTTCAAGATTATTTATCCGTATCACATAAATTTTATTACCATTTACATATAATTTTATTACATCACCTATTTTTTCAACACAGAACATAAATTCCTGATATTGTTTAGGTGGCTTGCTCCTAATATTCATTCCATTAAAAAAGATACTTCCATAGGATTCATGAAAAACAACTTCGATCTCGTTTCCAATTTTAAAATTAAAATTGTTTGAATTACCATATGATACGATAAACTTAAACATCCAGTTCTCAGGAAAATCTATGCTTGGTATAGCAAAACTGTATGGACCTTTTTTAAAATTAGTTAAACAATTGCCATCTTTCTTTATTTTGCTTTGGAGAACAGCCATTTTAACACCACCTATCCATCCATTTGGTAGCATTCCTTCTTCTATTTTTGAAAAATCCTCGTAAAAGAATATATTGTCGTCCTGCATCGAACTATTTTCAGTATTTACAACTTTCTGCATGTGAACTTTCTTTGAACCATCACTTATCAATATTTTTCCCATTAAGATTTCAATACTTGAATCTTTCGGCAGAGTAACTGCGGCAACAGAAAATACAGATCCTGTCTCCGTAGCAATCAACCGAGAATTGATCCTGACCCTCTGCCCTAAATCGGTTATTGTACCGGTTGCAATGGCGTCAACTCCGAGCAACCGTCCCAATTCTTTAGCAGTCGATTCATCAACTAGCCCGCTGGTTGCCAACTCATGCTCTGCCATAACCCGGTTCAACATTTCGCGCTCGACTACTCGAAACGAACCGGTCTTATAGAGCCGCGTTATCATTTCTTCTGCAAGGAATCCTCCGAACTCTGTTACGGTACCGTCAAGATTCTGGAACTGTACTACCGCGATCTGCGATGCTTGTTGAGTTTTTAATCCTTCCACGATCTGATCGACAAGGCTGATAAATCCACTTTCGAGTGGATCTGTTGTCTGAGGGACTTCCAGTTTCTGTATATCAGTATTTGCAGCTTTCACCTTCGATGCAGGTCTACATCCTACGAGAACGAAAATCATAAGAATCGGCGCCAGAGTCATCAAATACTTCTTCATGTACGTCCCTTCGATAGTTTTGAAAGAGTTCCACTAAATAGTGATCGCTATATTTACTCTACTCCGAAATGTTGCCCAGAAAGGAATACAGCCAACTTTGGGCTGAATTCGTTTGTCAATACACTACGAGCCTTACGGAGAAATCTTTCCTGCGCGGCCTCCCGGGACTTGTGTCCCACTAGGTCTGGTATTTCTACAAGTTCTTCTTTGTGTGACAATCCCAAATTGGCTAAATACTTTGTTATCGATTGCCACTTAGGGCTAGGCTACCACAAACTCGACACAACATTCAAATTCCTTTTTCTTGCTAATCATCAAGCTCTGTATATTCCCTGTTATATCAGATCAATATTTCAGCTTGATATAGTTATCTAAATATTGTACGGTCCACATTCCACAATACACGGAGTTAATCAGGACCATTTTTTACAGTTGGATTGACGCGTGATAGTCAGGGGGCCATGAAGATGAATCATCATAGTGTTGTGGGTACAGTAATCTCAGAGAATATTCGGACTCTTGCAAGCGGTCTTTGCAGAAGGATTTTTCGGAGACGTAACCTGGGCTTGCTCCCCTTGCTCGCGTTCCTTAGTGCCCATGCATCTGCCCAGGACACATTCGATGACCAAACCACAGAGTTCGAACGAGCGTTCCAGACCCAATCGACGGAGTTCGATAGTACAAATAATGCAATGGAGGGTGAGTGGCTCGTCTGGATGCGTGCCGACTCCCTCGCCTTCGCTCGGTTTCGGACCGAGATCGTGGCTCGGTGGGGGGACTACCGCGGTACTACGAAAAAGGACTGGGTCGAATATTCGGACGACTTCTTTACACGCACGGTCGTGGATTTCGAGGAAGGCACCGCAACGATTGATGTGTTGGTTCCGACCTCAGTCGATTCTGCAGCGGTCATCGGTCGATTACGCACAGCGGTAGCTACCTTGATCCTCAATCCAGGCAAGACAATGGACTACAAGGTGCTTGATCAATCACCCCGACCTCTGGGCCAACGTGCTATCCTCGCCGACCAATTGGCCGGGCCGGACGGTGAACTCGTCACTTCTGAGACTGCCGAAACGTTTGCCAGAAACATTGTTTCGCCCGAAGCGGTGACCTCCACCACCGTCATATCCGGAGACGGAATTGCCCGCATCAAGGTCTCTGTCACGACTTCCCTGGTACCAGACCACTTGCGCGTACGAGCCAAGAAGTACATTGAAACGGTACGCAGGCACGCAGACCGCTACGGACTGGACACTCGCCTGATCCTGGCCCTCATCCATACCGAATCCTATTTCAACCCAAAGGCTCGTTCTCCCGTACCCGCCTTTGGATTGATGCAACTAGTGCCTTCGAGTGGAGGACGCGACGCCTATGAATTTGTGACCGGAAAGGCCGCCGACCCCTTGCCAAATTATCTCTACAATCCGGATCTCAACATCGAATTGGGTTGTGCATACCTTTCGGTTATCAAGGATCGATACTTGGCTGGGATCGAGAATCTGCAAAGCCGTCTTTACTGCACAATCTGTGCCTACAACACGGGGGCGGGCAACGTTAGCCGCGCATTCTCGGGTACCAACCGTGTAAAACTTGCTATTCCCAAAATCAACACTATGTCCCCGGACCAGGTTCTCTCGGTGCTCAAGGCCGATCTACCCTACAAAGAGACGAGACGATACATAGAGAATGTCCTTAATCGTGTTAAGTATTATAATGAGTGGAAAAACTAACCCGCAAACCTCATCGAAGCAAAGGAGCTCGAAATGAAGCAGATTTTAGGCATGATTGCCTTGCTAACCATCACAATGGCCCTCGCAGGTTGTGGCGGTACGAAGACCGTCGAACTTGACCAACTCGCCGCAGAAGACGTCAGGCCACCCGATTGGTACGTAAATCCTCCCAAAGACGGAGACTTCCTGTATGCTGTTGCTACATCCACAAGTATGGATGTACAGGTGTCCGTTGACAAGGCAACCTTGATGTGCCGCGAGGAACTTGGTAAAAGGATAGCATTGAAACTTCGCGGCATTGAAAACAACTTCGAAGAGGAGACGGGATTCCTGATGGATGCCGAACTGAAAACGGCATATAAATCTGCAGTAAACGCCATTACCGAACAGACCCTCAGAGGAACTCGAGCAAAGAAGAAGCACCTCGTACATGAGGGCGAGCTCTGGCGGGCATACATCCTGATGGAACTCCCTGTGGATCAGATTCAACAGGAAATCATCACAGGAGTAAAGGGTCATGAGGGGCTGCTCGACAGGCTCGGTGAAACGGCGACATTTAAGGAGATTGGGGGTTGATCAAGTATCAATAGCCGCATTCTCATGAACGAGGGATAACTTTATGGCCAAGTTAAGAACATATGCCGAATTAAAATCCATTTATTCAGTCCTGCTAATCATTGCTGTATCGATTTGGACTTATTCGTGCGCCCCGACCAAGCGAACACCAGTGTCTCTGACTACACACCCCTTGCCCTCACAAGCGAAGGCACAACCATCAGAGATCGAACCGATATCTTCAGCAACCAAATTACGAAATGCCGCTTCACTTATCACTAACGACTTGGCTGCGGCCTTTTCTCAGGATGAGAAATTGAAGGTAGTTATCATGCCATTCAGCGAAATGGACGGCATGACGGTCAATTACCTCGGGTCTTATCTCTCTGACAAGATTAACAATGAGCTGGTTGTTGCCGCACCACAACTCGATGTTCTGGAACGTAGTCGCATCGAGGACGTCATAAATGAACTGGAACTCGGCATGTCTGGCTTGCTCGATGATGCAACCGTCCAGGAGGCAGGCCGGGCTTTGGGCGCCGATGTGATCATTGTGGGTTCCCTCGCAGTAATCGGCCGCCGTGATCTGGAGGGTTCAGAGATAGAGATTAACGTACGAGTTATTTCGATCAGTCTGATGAAAGCTGTAGCCTCCTCCAGCCACTCGCTCCTACCCGATGTAGCCATCTGGGACATGATGGATCGCCAGATGTCTGGACAAGGACTCCGGAAGACAGGATCCGGCCGAAGTTCGAGTAGAGGTAGTGGCTTCGTGGACGACTTTAATCCATCGACTGTCAAGTATAGATTCTTTAATCCATATACCGGGCACGCGATGGGTAAATACATCCTAAACGACGATGCTGGATGGCTGGAGATCCGAAGCGCCGACAACACGGGGCTCGGCTTCAGTACGAACCTCTCGGCGCCGACGAAAACCGGCAAGATTACCGTCACCTTCACCCCAACATGGGTCTTCCCGGATTCCGGACAGATCGCCATCACAGTAACCTCAACACGCGGCGACGGGTACCACTTCCTCTTTCCTAAGTCACATTACAAATCGGGGCTTTTTTATATTATTGGGGGTAATCAACAGCTGATCTGGGATCGGAAGGGAGATTCCTTCGGACTCAATCAGAAACACACTATGACTTTGGAATACTCACCTGAAAGAATTGTTGGTCTGTTTGACGGTGTGAAGATTTTCGATGCTCGCAACAACCACGACTTCACTGTCGAGACATTCACGATCAGTACATTTCAGATGAATTGTTGTATCGAGTTGCTGGAGATCAACTAACGGATACCGCGGAGGCAGAGCGATGGATCACAGAACAACAACAATAAACTGGTTGCGGATGCAATCAACTCGTTGCATCTCCGCTCAACTTACAGCTATGATCGTCTTGTCAACATTGATAGTTTCTGTAGTTCCGGCACGCACCCAGACTGCCCGACCTGCGTGGGTCGAAGATCCTACTCTGGAATACCCACCCAGCGAGTACCTTGTCGGTGTCGGTTCCGGAGAATCTGAAGAGATCGCGATTGAAAACGCACGAGCAAATCTTGCTGCCGGGTTCCGTGCACACATCCGCTCCCAAATGCAAGTAGAAGACGAGGTTACCGAGACCTTCACCCCAAAAAGCAATACCTTCAATCGTGCGACCCGGACTAAACGTTCGATCGTGGTGGAAACGAGCGAGAATCTGGCCAATGTCACGCTGGGCGGCCAATGGTTCGAGGAGACATCCGGACGCCATCACGCCCTTGTATTCATTAAGCGGGATGAGGCCGAACAGACAATCGGTGCCGATATCTATAGCCGCCTCGCACAGATCAGTGAACTTCTGGATTGCAATGGCCGTTATCCGGCTGTACTCACAGAATATGCCGGAGCCGCCAAGGCTGTGGCTCTTTACCGTGAGTACGAGGCTCTCAGCGCCCAACTACGGGTTGTGAGCGAGGGACGGTTGGGGGAAATCGACGCAGGTCTGGGATCGCAAGTGGCCAACTGGTTTTCCAAAACAGGCAACAGCCTGACGCTGACAATAGTGGCAGCACCCCAAAATCTAACATCGTCCCTTCGCAACGCTCTTCTGAAC from Candidatus Latescibacterota bacterium includes these protein-coding regions:
- a CDS encoding CsgG/HfaB family protein, with product MKKYLMTLAPILMIFVLVGCRPASKVKAANTDIQKLEVPQTTDPLESGFISLVDQIVEGLKTQQASQIAVVQFQNLDGTVTEFGGFLAEEMITRLYKTGSFRVVEREMLNRVMAEHELATSGLVDESTAKELGRLLGVDAIATGTITDLGQRVRINSRLIATETGSVFSVAAVTLPKDSSIEILMGKILISDGSKKVHMQKVVNTENSSMQDDNIFFYEDFSKIEEGMLPNGWIGGVKMAVLQSKIKKDGNCLTNFKKGPYSFAIPSIDFPENWMFKFIVSYGNSNNFNFKIGNEIEVVFHESYGSIFFNGMNIRSKPPKQYQEFMFCVEKIGDVIKLYVNGNKIYVIRINNLERPRAITFSVGQTFEIYKLEGIRID
- a CDS encoding LPP20 family lipoprotein is translated as MDHRTTTINWLRMQSTRCISAQLTAMIVLSTLIVSVVPARTQTARPAWVEDPTLEYPPSEYLVGVGSGESEEIAIENARANLAAGFRAHIRSQMQVEDEVTETFTPKSNTFNRATRTKRSIVVETSENLANVTLGGQWFEETSGRHHALVFIKRDEAEQTIGADIYSRLAQISELLDCNGRYPAVLTEYAGAAKAVALYREYEALSAQLRVVSEGRLGEIDAGLGSQVANWFSKTGNSLTLTIVAAPQNLTSSLRNALLNAGFTVVIEHALFTAELIYVTSPTPYSIPFVFEDWEMSLRIRHTNDGSEVFTLNWFNRAGHKSRKAAQERCLREARKILNDSLSVELEAFLADQ
- a CDS encoding DUF3393 domain-containing protein, with the translated sequence MRADSLAFARFRTEIVARWGDYRGTTKKDWVEYSDDFFTRTVVDFEEGTATIDVLVPTSVDSAAVIGRLRTAVATLILNPGKTMDYKVLDQSPRPLGQRAILADQLAGPDGELVTSETAETFARNIVSPEAVTSTTVISGDGIARIKVSVTTSLVPDHLRVRAKKYIETVRRHADRYGLDTRLILALIHTESYFNPKARSPVPAFGLMQLVPSSGGRDAYEFVTGKAADPLPNYLYNPDLNIELGCAYLSVIKDRYLAGIENLQSRLYCTICAYNTGAGNVSRAFSGTNRVKLAIPKINTMSPDQVLSVLKADLPYKETRRYIENVLNRVKYYNEWKN
- a CDS encoding CsgG/HfaB family protein; the encoded protein is MAKLRTYAELKSIYSVLLIIAVSIWTYSCAPTKRTPVSLTTHPLPSQAKAQPSEIEPISSATKLRNAASLITNDLAAAFSQDEKLKVVIMPFSEMDGMTVNYLGSYLSDKINNELVVAAPQLDVLERSRIEDVINELELGMSGLLDDATVQEAGRALGADVIIVGSLAVIGRRDLEGSEIEINVRVISISLMKAVASSSHSLLPDVAIWDMMDRQMSGQGLRKTGSGRSSSRGSGFVDDFNPSTVKYRFFNPYTGHAMGKYILNDDAGWLEIRSADNTGLGFSTNLSAPTKTGKITVTFTPTWVFPDSGQIAITVTSTRGDGYHFLFPKSHYKSGLFYIIGGNQQLIWDRKGDSFGLNQKHTMTLEYSPERIVGLFDGVKIFDARNNHDFTVETFTISTFQMNCCIELLEIN